The following coding sequences are from one Candidatus Bathyarchaeota archaeon window:
- a CDS encoding 50S ribosomal protein L38e, protein MPAEMFDAEKFVDMSAKAKFCAVKRLKTNVKLKLRMPSRLYTLKVENSKAEETIKKLKCEIKEL, encoded by the coding sequence ATGCCCGCAGAAATGTTTGATGCAGAAAAGTTCGTGGATATGAGTGCGAAAGCCAAGTTCTGTGCAGTTAAAAGGCTAAAAACCAATGTTAAACTAAAGCTTCGCATGCCAAGCAGGCTCTACACATTAAAAGTAGAAAACAGCAAAGCCGAAGAAACTATCAAAAAACTCAAATGCGAAATAAAAGAACTCTAA
- the fen gene encoding flap endonuclease-1, translating to MGVNLRDLLPKTPVKLQDLGGKVIAVDAYNTLYQFLSIIRQPDGTPLMDSTGKVTSHLSGLFYRTSSVVEMGIKPVYVFDGKPPKLKAEEIERRKQVKEEAKSQFEKAKAAGDFVTARKFAQATSKLTDYMKEESKKLLELMGLPYVQAPSEGEAQAAYMTKQGKADYTASQDYDSLLFGAPTLIRNLTLSGRRKLPRRNVYVEVVPEMVTLKTLLKECDITHEQLIDVGILVGTDFNPDGIKGLGPKTALKLIKQHGNIEAALPYIKNAEFKNSPQEIREVFKHPETTDDYTLQWRSPDTEGIVEFLCKQKDFSEERVRRILQKMQAGAQKQKSKTTLEKWFG from the coding sequence TTGGGTGTTAATTTGCGGGATTTGCTTCCGAAAACTCCTGTTAAGCTGCAGGATTTAGGCGGTAAGGTTATTGCGGTTGATGCGTATAATACGTTGTATCAGTTTTTGTCGATTATTCGTCAGCCTGACGGGACGCCTTTGATGGATAGCACGGGGAAAGTCACTAGCCATTTGAGTGGGTTGTTTTATCGGACTAGCAGTGTTGTGGAGATGGGGATTAAGCCTGTTTACGTTTTTGATGGCAAACCACCCAAGTTGAAGGCTGAGGAGATTGAGCGGCGCAAGCAGGTGAAAGAGGAAGCAAAATCTCAGTTTGAGAAAGCTAAAGCCGCAGGAGATTTTGTCACGGCACGCAAGTTTGCTCAGGCAACCAGCAAATTGACGGATTACATGAAAGAGGAGAGTAAGAAGCTGTTGGAGTTGATGGGATTGCCGTATGTACAGGCGCCTAGTGAAGGGGAAGCCCAAGCCGCGTACATGACCAAACAGGGTAAAGCGGACTACACCGCCAGCCAAGACTACGACAGCTTGCTCTTTGGCGCACCCACACTCATTAGAAACCTTACACTTTCAGGAAGACGCAAACTCCCCCGCCGAAACGTCTACGTCGAAGTCGTCCCCGAAATGGTAACACTAAAAACCCTGCTCAAAGAATGCGACATAACCCATGAGCAACTAATTGATGTGGGCATACTGGTGGGTACGGACTTTAACCCTGACGGCATCAAGGGACTAGGACCTAAAACCGCGTTAAAACTCATCAAACAACATGGCAATATAGAAGCTGCTTTGCCGTACATCAAAAACGCAGAGTTCAAAAATTCGCCCCAAGAAATCCGCGAAGTCTTCAAGCACCCAGAAACCACCGACGACTACACGCTGCAGTGGCGCAGCCCCGACACAGAGGGCATTGTAGAGTTTCTGTGCAAACAAAAAGATTTTAGCGAAGAACGCGTACGCAGGATTTTGCAGAAAATGCAAGCAGGCGCCCAGAAACAGAAAAGCAAGACCACGTTGGAGAAATGGTTTGGCTAA
- a CDS encoding ECF transporter S component: MQKPNPPSTLQNNSTSWLIARIALFSALSGIGALIKTPSPIPTVAFDSTPGFFAALYFGAVDGAIVCGLGHLISSAITGFPLGYYHIPIAVGMALAGAAMGLINKVHPKWGFIPAVAAGILINTLSVFFVAPDPAIGLAGALAYMPFIALAAILNSIVAALVYLGVRGKLQT, translated from the coding sequence TTGCAAAAACCAAACCCCCCCTCTACCTTACAAAACAACTCCACCAGCTGGCTCATCGCCCGCATCGCACTCTTTAGCGCCCTAAGCGGCATAGGCGCACTCATCAAAACCCCAAGCCCCATCCCCACTGTCGCATTCGACTCCACCCCAGGCTTCTTCGCCGCCCTATACTTTGGAGCCGTAGACGGAGCCATAGTCTGCGGACTAGGACACCTCATATCCTCAGCCATAACAGGCTTCCCACTAGGATACTACCACATCCCCATAGCAGTTGGCATGGCCCTAGCCGGCGCCGCCATGGGCTTAATCAACAAGGTGCATCCGAAATGGGGCTTCATACCCGCAGTAGCAGCAGGCATACTAATCAACACCCTCTCAGTCTTCTTCGTAGCCCCCGACCCCGCCATAGGCCTAGCAGGCGCCCTCGCATACATGCCCTTCATCGCTCTGGCAGCAATCTTAAATTCCATCGTCGCAGCACTAGTCTACCTGGGCGTACGAGGGAAACTACAAACTTGA
- a CDS encoding cobalamin biosynthesis protein, giving the protein MYIFDLSFFVDSALIFALAFLIDVVFGEIPDNWHPTVWMGKVIAWFKRHLKHSDPVIEKFNGIFLCIISIAVFAAPVALLLWALRQIPVWGWIIYIIAAAVLLKTTIAVKCMKTYTAPIANALKNNDIAEARKWLYYIVRRDPNKLDQRHILSAAVESIAESTTDGITSPFFFYALFGVPGAFAFRVINTLDSMVGYKDPENINIGWFSANMDTITNYLPARFTAVLMVVAARLLHADWRNSWNILQRDKNKTASPNAGWTISAMAGALNVQLEKIGYYALGDGENIVPEDISRALKIMLLTAVLFGLVVILPILLLLSLSNVAVAPAAVVCFIF; this is encoded by the coding sequence ATGTACATCTTTGACTTGTCCTTCTTTGTTGACTCAGCGCTGATTTTCGCTTTAGCATTTCTCATAGACGTGGTTTTCGGTGAGATTCCTGATAACTGGCACCCCACAGTGTGGATGGGCAAAGTCATTGCATGGTTCAAACGTCACCTCAAACACTCTGACCCTGTCATCGAAAAATTCAACGGCATCTTTTTGTGCATAATTTCCATCGCAGTTTTCGCCGCTCCCGTGGCTTTGCTGCTTTGGGCACTACGCCAAATTCCCGTGTGGGGCTGGATAATCTACATCATAGCCGCTGCTGTTCTTCTCAAAACCACCATAGCCGTTAAATGCATGAAAACCTACACCGCCCCCATAGCCAACGCCCTCAAAAACAACGACATAGCAGAAGCCCGCAAATGGCTCTACTACATCGTCCGCCGCGACCCCAACAAACTCGACCAACGCCACATACTCTCCGCCGCTGTAGAATCCATTGCAGAAAGCACCACCGACGGCATAACCTCACCGTTCTTCTTCTACGCCCTATTTGGAGTCCCAGGCGCCTTCGCGTTTCGCGTAATCAACACCTTAGACTCGATGGTCGGCTACAAAGACCCTGAGAACATAAACATCGGCTGGTTCTCTGCTAACATGGACACGATAACTAACTACCTGCCCGCACGATTCACCGCTGTCCTCATGGTTGTCGCTGCGCGTCTACTTCACGCTGACTGGCGCAACTCCTGGAACATACTACAACGCGACAAAAACAAAACCGCAAGCCCCAACGCAGGCTGGACCATATCCGCCATGGCAGGCGCCCTAAACGTCCAACTAGAAAAAATCGGATACTACGCCCTAGGCGATGGCGAAAACATCGTCCCCGAAGATATTTCCCGCGCCCTAAAAATCATGTTGTTAACCGCTGTCCTGTTCGGGCTAGTGGTGATTTTGCCTATCCTGCTTTTGCTCTCTCTTTCCAATGTTGCAGTTGCACCCGCCGCTGTTGTTTGCTTCATATTTTAA
- a CDS encoding ferritin-like domain-containing protein, with product MSWKVLDESALEKIREQKEFEDQTAKKLTPLFQSAKNPLIKLYLHSIILDTMRHSDTYQMILELNDTALVGQQSQALGKQELTAHINEEAKMLKQTQDLIQTTTDPKIKQLLQNILEDEQKHHKTLTNILDILQKESKEWNKYLYDLIEGFP from the coding sequence TTGTCTTGGAAGGTTTTAGATGAATCTGCTCTTGAGAAAATTAGGGAACAAAAAGAGTTTGAAGACCAAACTGCGAAGAAGCTTACGCCGCTTTTTCAATCAGCAAAGAACCCTCTTATCAAGCTGTATCTGCACAGCATCATCCTAGATACCATGCGGCATTCGGATACTTACCAGATGATTCTTGAACTCAACGACACTGCGCTTGTTGGGCAACAAAGCCAAGCCCTAGGAAAACAAGAACTCACCGCACACATCAACGAAGAAGCCAAAATGCTAAAACAAACACAAGACCTCATCCAAACCACAACCGACCCAAAAATCAAACAACTCCTCCAAAACATCCTAGAAGACGAACAAAAACACCACAAAACCCTAACCAACATCCTCGACATCCTACAAAAAGAATCCAAAGAATGGAACAAATACCTCTATGACCTCATCGAAGGCTTCCCCTAA
- a CDS encoding ribbon-helix-helix protein, CopG family yields the protein MKVINVRLPDKIVADADKLAEKHELNRSEIIRQALTMYLHLVENVGTLLRPIAFQVKPSQITYTRRGDVTILKVPTGHAIVVGSTSSGAVGPKTMDHIKVQGKVLGRFLGRVALMDVVATGAFPVLLSVTLGVEKEPVGREVVEGIRNEALSLGLDPNQVLMENTEENFETIQTGVGLTVVGFANEENLRINKTQPGDLLVAIGKPKVGTEVIPAQVKNEIADLKNVNWLTQKKYIHDIAPVGTFGINHEAQMLAYAVGRQLKPTKNPQVDLNKSAGPATVVLVTMDPQKIEELAILQKPVTIIGEIQ from the coding sequence TTGAAGGTCATCAATGTGCGTTTACCTGACAAAATTGTTGCCGACGCCGACAAACTTGCAGAAAAACATGAGCTTAACCGCAGCGAAATCATACGCCAAGCCCTAACCATGTACTTGCACCTCGTAGAAAACGTAGGCACCCTCCTGCGACCCATAGCATTTCAAGTCAAACCCTCACAGATAACATATACCCGCCGAGGCGACGTTACCATACTCAAAGTTCCCACGGGACACGCCATAGTTGTAGGCTCCACTTCTTCGGGCGCAGTTGGACCCAAAACCATGGACCACATCAAAGTGCAGGGCAAAGTCCTGGGCAGGTTTTTGGGGCGGGTGGCGTTGATGGATGTGGTGGCTACGGGCGCGTTTCCAGTTCTGCTCTCAGTTACGTTAGGCGTAGAGAAGGAACCCGTGGGACGCGAGGTGGTGGAGGGCATCCGCAACGAAGCCCTAAGCTTAGGATTAGACCCAAACCAAGTCCTAATGGAAAACACGGAAGAAAACTTTGAAACCATCCAAACAGGCGTTGGCTTAACAGTAGTGGGATTTGCAAACGAAGAAAACCTACGCATAAACAAAACGCAACCCGGCGACCTACTCGTAGCCATAGGCAAACCCAAAGTAGGCACAGAAGTCATACCCGCCCAAGTCAAAAACGAAATCGCCGACCTGAAAAACGTAAACTGGCTCACCCAAAAAAAATACATCCACGACATCGCACCCGTAGGAACCTTTGGGATCAACCACGAAGCCCAAATGCTCGCCTACGCCGTGGGCAGACAACTAAAACCCACAAAAAACCCACAAGTAGACCTCAACAAATCCGCAGGACCCGCAACCGTCGTCCTCGTTACCATGGACCCCCAAAAAATAGAAGAACTAGCAATACTCCAAAAGCCAGTCACAATCATCGGAGAAATCCAGTAA
- a CDS encoding flippase-like domain-containing protein, which translates to MSAITKHFTAKTSSCFMVFGLVVFLMYLWFFVGFDSVFVVVQNVNPANYVFFYGSAVAALLLVMFFWVASWKTLLADLSIRLSFKNAFGYYWSGYFLDLLVPSQQVCGEAARIYLVQKKTQNSYGAIAAAGITNRIVNYSVVTVGLSVGAVYLLLRSTLPPFALGLLVLSWIGALIYLGILLYLALNKNAANNIANFALKLLRFLRIKRFKTQTLPAKLVDSLQSFNAGFQFFRENPRRLIKPYIFQILSYTLYLAVYVLVFYALGLNYLFLDFFIVVYFLAGTVQDATAAFSVGGLEILLTSIFIFYGVEPAQSGVAAAMLRSVTFWLPVIAGYLIVQIVGAKHILASKFHAQVQTQQQKPPPPSSFEPDRPPTSPASPE; encoded by the coding sequence TTGTCGGCAATTACCAAGCACTTCACGGCTAAGACCTCTTCTTGCTTCATGGTTTTTGGCTTAGTTGTTTTCCTGATGTATCTGTGGTTTTTTGTCGGGTTTGATTCCGTGTTTGTGGTTGTTCAAAACGTAAACCCCGCCAACTATGTCTTCTTTTATGGCTCGGCTGTTGCTGCGTTGCTACTGGTGATGTTTTTTTGGGTTGCCTCCTGGAAAACCCTGCTTGCTGACTTATCCATACGCCTTAGCTTCAAAAACGCGTTTGGTTACTACTGGAGCGGCTATTTTCTTGATTTGCTTGTGCCTTCTCAGCAGGTCTGTGGCGAAGCCGCCCGCATCTACTTGGTGCAAAAGAAAACCCAAAACAGCTATGGTGCCATAGCCGCCGCGGGCATAACTAACCGCATAGTGAACTACAGCGTTGTCACTGTTGGCTTGTCCGTGGGCGCTGTGTACCTGCTGCTGCGGTCAACTCTGCCGCCCTTTGCGTTGGGGCTTTTGGTGCTCTCGTGGATTGGCGCTTTGATTTACCTTGGTATCTTGCTGTATTTGGCGCTTAACAAAAACGCTGCAAACAACATCGCAAACTTTGCCCTCAAACTGCTCCGCTTCTTGCGCATAAAACGCTTCAAAACCCAAACTCTCCCCGCGAAACTGGTTGATTCCCTACAAAGCTTCAACGCTGGCTTTCAGTTCTTCCGAGAAAACCCCCGCCGACTCATAAAACCCTACATATTCCAAATCCTATCCTACACACTATACCTCGCAGTTTACGTCTTGGTCTTCTACGCTTTAGGTCTAAACTACCTGTTTTTGGACTTCTTTATTGTGGTGTATTTTTTGGCGGGTACGGTTCAGGATGCGACAGCTGCTTTTTCTGTGGGCGGACTTGAAATCCTGCTAACTAGCATCTTCATCTTCTATGGGGTTGAACCTGCCCAAAGCGGTGTAGCAGCCGCCATGCTTCGAAGCGTGACTTTTTGGCTCCCCGTCATAGCAGGTTACCTAATCGTACAAATCGTCGGTGCCAAGCACATTTTAGCATCCAAATTCCACGCCCAAGTTCAAACCCAACAACAAAAACCACCTCCGCCTTCAAGTTTTGAACCCGACCGCCCTCCAACGTCCCCTGCTTCTCCAGAATAG
- a CDS encoding AIR synthase related protein, whose product MKTTTNPPPFPPSPLSQIKTNRDLLLFQLPDNNILTIACDSSGGIGPKPNDKLQVSGYILGKFTARAALMELLSAGATPACIVDALSVEANPTGEDILRGIRYEAKQAGLDPDLAVTGSTEKNIPVEQTGIGVTAVGICPKASLKIGVSKPGDVVVAVGIPSVADEVLSAEKEGKTAQIPDVLQLTNAPFIHEIIPVGSTGTNHELKALTTASNLQFKLQPQTTIDLNKSAGPATTLLTTLPKVNFETLKNLTTKPLTPIAQLL is encoded by the coding sequence TTGAAAACAACCACCAACCCCCCACCATTTCCACCTTCTCCTCTTTCTCAAATCAAAACCAACCGCGACCTCCTACTCTTCCAACTCCCAGACAACAACATCCTAACCATAGCCTGCGACTCCTCAGGCGGCATAGGACCCAAACCCAACGACAAACTCCAAGTCTCAGGCTACATCCTAGGCAAATTCACCGCCAGAGCCGCCCTCATGGAACTTCTCTCCGCAGGCGCCACCCCCGCGTGCATAGTTGATGCTTTGAGTGTGGAAGCTAACCCCACCGGCGAAGACATTTTGCGTGGCATTCGCTATGAAGCAAAACAAGCAGGCTTAGACCCTGACCTTGCCGTTACAGGAAGCACAGAGAAAAATATCCCTGTGGAACAGACCGGTATAGGCGTTACCGCAGTAGGCATTTGCCCTAAAGCCTCTTTGAAAATTGGCGTTTCCAAGCCTGGCGACGTTGTTGTAGCCGTGGGAATTCCAAGCGTAGCCGACGAAGTGCTTAGCGCCGAAAAAGAAGGCAAAACCGCCCAAATCCCAGACGTACTCCAACTCACAAATGCCCCGTTCATCCACGAAATAATCCCCGTAGGCTCAACAGGAACCAACCACGAACTAAAAGCCCTCACAACCGCCTCCAACCTACAATTCAAACTACAACCCCAAACAACAATCGACCTCAACAAATCCGCAGGACCCGCAACCACTCTCCTAACAACACTTCCCAAAGTCAACTTTGAAACCCTAAAAAACCTCACAACCAAACCACTAACCCCCATCGCCCAACTCCTCTAG
- a CDS encoding Lrp/AsnC ligand binding domain-containing protein, translated as MPKALVCITTDLDSTEDVLKKLRVCDGVEEAVMVYGIYDIIAKVQGKDVNQIKEVLKKQIMGLGNVQKTLTMMVAEPE; from the coding sequence GTGCCTAAGGCTTTGGTTTGTATAACTACTGACCTCGATTCGACTGAGGATGTACTTAAGAAACTGCGGGTATGCGATGGCGTAGAGGAAGCTGTTATGGTGTATGGTATCTATGATATCATTGCTAAAGTGCAGGGAAAAGATGTGAACCAGATAAAAGAGGTCCTAAAAAAGCAGATAATGGGGCTTGGTAACGTTCAAAAAACCCTCACCATGATGGTTGCTGAACCAGAATAA
- a CDS encoding protein-L-isoaspartate(D-aspartate) O-methyltransferase yields the protein MPRKVVWVFGLEASHWERLVDSLVKQKLLRTPQVIRALQAIPRGQFLPDDLQKHEATDTPLSIGSGQTISAPHMVAIMDEALDLKTGHKVLEVGAGSGWHAATVAHIIAPPAAPRSEWGHVYTVEIVTSLAKNARRNIREAGYGDRITIISGDGSLGYKQKAPFDRILVTAAAPRIPEPLLDQLKPHGILVAPVGKLSLFQYLMKITKLPDGKTAEENLGGVAFVPLTGKFGHKL from the coding sequence ATGCCACGAAAGGTTGTGTGGGTATTTGGTTTGGAGGCTTCGCATTGGGAGAGACTTGTAGATAGCTTAGTGAAGCAAAAGTTACTGCGTACCCCCCAAGTAATCCGTGCTCTGCAGGCAATACCGCGCGGGCAATTCTTACCTGATGACCTGCAAAAACACGAAGCCACAGACACCCCCCTATCCATAGGGTCGGGACAAACAATTTCTGCGCCTCACATGGTCGCTATAATGGATGAAGCTTTAGATTTGAAGACGGGGCACAAGGTTTTGGAGGTCGGCGCAGGTTCAGGCTGGCACGCCGCAACAGTTGCCCACATCATAGCGCCTCCCGCAGCGCCCCGCAGCGAATGGGGACACGTCTACACCGTAGAAATCGTGACGTCCCTAGCAAAAAACGCAAGGCGCAACATCCGCGAAGCAGGCTACGGCGACCGCATAACCATCATAAGCGGCGATGGCTCCTTGGGATACAAACAAAAGGCGCCCTTTGACCGCATCTTAGTTACTGCCGCAGCGCCCCGCATCCCAGAGCCTTTACTTGACCAACTAAAACCCCACGGCATCCTCGTCGCCCCTGTAGGCAAACTATCCCTGTTCCAGTACCTCATGAAAATAACCAAGCTCCCAGACGGAAAAACCGCAGAAGAAAACCTAGGCGGCGTAGCCTTCGTGCCCCTAACAGGCAAATTCGGACACAAACTCTAA
- the glmS gene encoding glutamine--fructose-6-phosphate transaminase (isomerizing), whose translation MCGIFGCIIKNGDVSPIIHASLKRLEYRGYDSVGISTIYNGEVVTKKDQGKIDEVHKLLNLDSLSGSVGIGHTRWATHGAPLKVNSHPHSDCTGQITVVHNGIIENFDELKTELENRGHTFVSKTDTEVIPHLIEDIFKINPDFDLTQAVLEAVKKLEGSYAVAVIYSKEPDKIVCARNESPLVIGVGEDALYCASDLTAFLPLTNQALLINDKELVILKADGYEIRKIQDNSVVERKPKLIDWTPEMAVKQGYPHFMIKEIHEQPATLRNTLRAQEHYLDLLSTFLDRANEVFLVACGTSYHACLAASYMFSKLAFLPTFPVYASEFVEQHGKSVNIDSTILAVSQSGETADLLGAVTCSQQRAATILGLTNTVGSTLTRVARVYIGQQSGPEIGVAATKTFTSQLSVLAQLALYLSTKRGKVSQDEMDYLKEELDHLPDIVDTIINTQEEKVKQLAKKYRDAKIFFFLGRGVNTATAFEGRLKLMEIAYIPSIAFPAGESKHGPISLIEPGFPVIFICPKAGQTHKTLIGNIMEMKARGASIISIIEEGDEEVKKLSDDYIEVPCGVPEVLSPIPFVIPLQLLAYFMALERGVNPDTPRNLAKSVTVK comes from the coding sequence ATGTGTGGAATCTTTGGTTGCATAATCAAAAACGGCGATGTATCACCTATAATTCATGCTTCTCTTAAACGTCTGGAATACCGCGGGTATGACTCGGTAGGCATATCCACCATCTATAACGGGGAGGTAGTCACTAAAAAAGACCAGGGAAAAATTGATGAAGTTCACAAACTTCTCAACTTGGACAGTTTGTCTGGTTCTGTTGGCATTGGACACACCCGTTGGGCAACTCACGGCGCACCACTAAAAGTTAATTCTCACCCTCACAGCGACTGCACGGGTCAGATAACCGTGGTTCACAACGGCATTATAGAAAACTTTGATGAACTAAAAACGGAGTTGGAAAACCGTGGGCACACGTTTGTTTCCAAAACCGACACCGAAGTTATTCCTCACCTTATCGAAGATATTTTCAAAATTAACCCTGACTTTGACCTTACCCAAGCCGTTTTAGAAGCAGTCAAAAAACTTGAAGGCTCCTACGCCGTCGCTGTCATATACTCCAAAGAACCCGACAAAATCGTTTGCGCCCGAAACGAAAGCCCCCTTGTCATCGGCGTAGGCGAAGATGCGCTGTACTGTGCTTCTGATCTTACCGCGTTTTTGCCCCTAACCAATCAAGCCCTACTGATAAACGACAAAGAACTTGTCATACTCAAAGCTGACGGGTATGAAATCCGAAAAATCCAAGACAACAGCGTCGTAGAGCGCAAACCAAAACTCATCGACTGGACCCCTGAAATGGCAGTCAAACAAGGCTATCCCCACTTCATGATAAAAGAAATCCACGAACAACCCGCCACCCTAAGAAACACCCTGCGAGCCCAAGAACACTACCTTGATTTGCTCTCAACTTTTCTTGACCGCGCCAACGAAGTCTTCCTAGTCGCTTGCGGCACCAGCTACCACGCTTGCCTTGCAGCATCTTACATGTTCTCCAAACTCGCGTTCCTGCCAACATTCCCAGTTTACGCCTCAGAATTCGTAGAACAACACGGCAAATCCGTAAACATCGACAGCACCATCCTAGCTGTTAGCCAATCAGGAGAAACCGCCGACCTGCTAGGTGCAGTTACTTGTTCACAGCAACGCGCCGCTACCATCTTGGGTTTGACAAACACGGTTGGTTCGACTTTGACGCGGGTTGCGCGTGTGTATATTGGGCAGCAGTCAGGTCCCGAGATTGGAGTTGCCGCGACCAAGACTTTTACGTCGCAGCTTTCCGTTCTAGCACAGCTAGCCCTGTACTTATCTACCAAACGAGGAAAAGTCTCCCAAGACGAAATGGACTACCTCAAAGAAGAACTCGACCACCTGCCCGACATAGTAGACACCATAATCAACACGCAAGAAGAAAAAGTCAAACAACTCGCCAAAAAATACCGCGACGCCAAAATCTTCTTCTTCTTAGGACGCGGCGTCAACACCGCAACCGCCTTTGAAGGCAGACTCAAACTCATGGAAATCGCCTATATCCCCTCCATAGCGTTCCCCGCAGGCGAGAGCAAACACGGACCCATAAGCCTTATCGAACCTGGGTTCCCCGTGATTTTCATATGCCCCAAAGCAGGCCAAACCCACAAGACCCTAATTGGCAACATCATGGAGATGAAAGCCCGTGGCGCCTCGATAATTTCCATAATCGAAGAGGGCGATGAAGAAGTCAAAAAACTCTCAGATGACTACATTGAGGTTCCCTGCGGTGTCCCCGAGGTTTTGTCGCCGATTCCGTTTGTAATTCCCCTGCAGCTTTTAGCCTACTTCATGGCGTTAGAACGCGGAGTAAACCCTGACACTCCCCGAAACTTGGCAAAATCAGTCACTGTCAAGTAA
- the hisC gene encoding histidinol-phosphate transaminase: MKSVSELARENFLHLKPCVHGADVWEAASKSGLKREDILDFSSSVNPLGPSQKALDAVAQSFGQIPMYPDSESKNLREAIAAHYAGLGIENVVVGNGSTELIYLFAEAFLQRGEIALIPAPSFGEYESAVHRAGGSVKYVPLGEDFCVDPRSFIQLMNDDAVKVVFLCNPNNPTSILCSPERLLEVVEAAYERDVLVFLDEDFLEFVENESALSLIPYVTRFSNLFVLRSFTKLFGLTGLRVGYGLACQELAQVLHNAKIPWNLNCLGQVAAVAALNDQEHLNQTLKLIQTQKTYLLQELTAFKDFKVYLPDANFIFIDIKKTGLTASELKLRMLSHGVLIRDCSSFAGLDEYYIRIAVKTHSENLKLINALHKTLNQD, from the coding sequence ATGAAGTCTGTTTCGGAGTTGGCTCGGGAGAATTTTTTGCATCTAAAGCCCTGTGTGCATGGGGCGGATGTTTGGGAGGCAGCTAGCAAATCTGGGCTCAAACGCGAGGATATTTTGGATTTTAGTTCCAGCGTGAACCCGTTGGGGCCTTCGCAGAAGGCACTTGATGCGGTGGCGCAAAGTTTTGGGCAGATTCCCATGTACCCTGATTCTGAATCCAAGAACCTGCGAGAAGCCATAGCGGCGCATTACGCGGGGCTGGGTATCGAGAACGTGGTTGTGGGCAATGGTTCCACCGAGCTTATTTACTTGTTTGCCGAGGCATTTTTGCAGCGCGGCGAAATCGCTTTGATTCCTGCACCGTCTTTTGGCGAATACGAAAGCGCAGTACATCGCGCAGGCGGCTCCGTGAAGTACGTGCCGTTGGGCGAGGATTTTTGTGTTGATCCCCGCAGCTTCATCCAGCTAATGAATGACGACGCCGTCAAAGTTGTTTTCCTGTGCAACCCCAATAACCCCACGAGCATTTTGTGTTCGCCTGAGCGGTTGTTGGAGGTGGTGGAGGCAGCTTACGAGCGTGATGTGCTGGTTTTTCTTGACGAAGACTTTTTGGAGTTCGTTGAAAACGAATCTGCCCTGTCTTTGATACCTTACGTGACGCGTTTTTCGAACCTGTTTGTTTTGCGTTCTTTCACTAAGCTTTTTGGCTTAACGGGGCTTAGGGTCGGTTACGGTTTAGCTTGCCAAGAACTTGCGCAGGTTTTGCATAACGCCAAAATCCCCTGGAACCTTAATTGTCTTGGGCAAGTAGCCGCCGTTGCAGCCCTAAACGACCAAGAACACCTAAACCAAACCCTCAAGCTAATCCAAACCCAAAAAACCTACCTGCTACAAGAACTAACCGCATTCAAGGATTTCAAGGTGTATTTGCCTGATGCCAATTTTATCTTCATAGACATCAAGAAAACTGGTTTGACCGCTTCCGAACTCAAACTTAGAATGCTTAGCCATGGCGTTTTAATTCGTGACTGCAGCTCCTTTGCAGGCCTAGATGAATACTACATCCGCATCGCCGTAAAAACCCACAGCGAAAACCTAAAACTAATCAACGCCCTACACAAAACCCTAAACCAGGACTAA